The Sporomusa termitida genome has a window encoding:
- a CDS encoding GGDEF domain-containing protein, whose translation MEEKQQPDKYIEELIAKLALLEAENVQLKQTQQRIAEVNNNYLMLHYLTNNIQDCQTTQELWEAYLHNLSGCGFNYDYVAVILPDDNDNFTIKLTLADGKLLQAAFELEAGYILQAVTCKAAVSSADNLQVAAPVVKKAGIVRAVILAEKTSGIFFEDLQLLDVYIRQTAAIIENIILTESLRQFQELLGRQLDQFVMLHYVTKAIHDAGNYYDVLTNYLTTLCSPLGFGFQEGILYILAENKPQKATLKGDRLMLDELDLFESGLIERIIKAKHYQISPDHSHLLMPLKSFGNITAVIEINHDKGIMPEQVQMLEIFAMQTSSAIDNTRLKLHLEYLSFHDQLTKLYNRAYFETEIQRIESENLYPAGIIVCDLDGLKMVNDTWGHDAGDEFIAAAARLIRTATPDNAVAARIGGDEFGIIITGSAAETIDKAGQNLKKLLSKYNAGGPDIPVGMSIGWAASETPVAVIEIFKQADAQMYRDKSLNAAASRRHILKMNKRRLGTGAEKLR comes from the coding sequence ATGGAAGAAAAACAACAACCTGATAAGTATATTGAGGAACTTATTGCTAAACTGGCACTGCTCGAAGCCGAAAATGTCCAACTTAAGCAGACTCAGCAACGGATAGCTGAAGTAAATAATAATTATTTGATGCTGCATTATCTGACCAATAACATTCAAGACTGCCAGACGACGCAGGAGCTCTGGGAAGCCTACCTGCACAACCTGAGTGGCTGTGGCTTTAATTATGACTATGTTGCTGTTATCCTGCCTGATGATAATGACAATTTTACCATTAAGCTTACCCTTGCGGACGGCAAACTCCTGCAAGCGGCATTTGAGTTAGAGGCCGGTTATATCCTGCAGGCGGTTACCTGTAAGGCCGCTGTTTCCTCAGCTGATAATTTGCAGGTTGCCGCCCCCGTTGTGAAAAAAGCGGGAATTGTCAGAGCGGTTATCTTGGCTGAAAAAACCAGCGGCATCTTTTTTGAAGACTTACAGCTCCTGGATGTCTATATCCGGCAAACAGCGGCTATTATTGAAAATATTATTCTAACTGAAAGTCTCCGGCAGTTTCAGGAATTATTAGGGCGGCAGCTTGACCAGTTTGTCATGCTCCATTATGTTACCAAAGCCATTCATGATGCCGGTAATTACTATGATGTGCTGACGAACTATCTTACGACATTATGCTCGCCGCTGGGATTTGGCTTTCAGGAGGGAATTCTTTATATTCTGGCTGAGAATAAGCCGCAAAAAGCCACGCTCAAGGGAGACCGGCTCATGCTAGACGAGCTCGATTTATTTGAAAGCGGCCTGATTGAGCGGATTATAAAGGCCAAACATTATCAAATATCGCCGGATCACAGTCATTTGTTAATGCCGCTTAAATCCTTTGGCAATATTACGGCGGTTATTGAAATAAACCATGATAAAGGGATCATGCCTGAACAGGTGCAAATGCTGGAGATATTTGCCATGCAGACATCTTCGGCTATTGACAATACCAGACTTAAACTTCATCTGGAGTATTTAAGCTTCCACGATCAATTGACCAAACTCTATAACCGGGCCTATTTTGAGACAGAAATACAACGGATTGAGTCGGAAAACCTTTATCCGGCCGGTATCATAGTCTGTGACCTGGATGGGCTCAAAATGGTCAACGATACTTGGGGGCATGACGCCGGCGACGAATTTATTGCCGCCGCCGCACGCCTTATCAGGACAGCCACGCCTGACAATGCAGTGGCAGCCCGCATCGGCGGTGATGAATTCGGCATTATCATTACCGGCAGTGCTGCTGAGACAATCGATAAAGCCGGGCAAAACTTAAAAAAATTGCTTAGCAAGTACAATGCCGGCGGGCCGGATATTCCGGTCGGAATGTCAATTGGGTGGGCAGCCAGCGAGACCCCGGTGGCAGTCATTGAGATTTTTAAACAGGCCGATGCGCAGATGTATCGTGATAAATCACTTAACGCTGCCGCCAGCCGCAGGCATATTCTCAAGATGAATAAACGGCGTTTGGGCACTGGGGCCGAGAAGCTTCGGTAA
- a CDS encoding sulfide/dihydroorotate dehydrogenase-like FAD/NAD-binding protein, whose product MFTIVEKRKLAAQIYLMDVKASRVAKAARPGQFVIVKMNDKGERIPLTICDYSTERETVTIVFQTLGHSTTEMANYNAGDSFSDFAGPLGKASEFVFDDIEALQKQRFVFVAGGVGAAPVYPQVKWLQQRGVQVDVILGARAKDFVILEAEMQALGATVYVTTDDGSHGRKGLVTDVLKELIDGGTRYDQVIAIGPMIMMKFVAKLTKIYNIKTTISLNPIMVDGTGMCGACRVTIGDETKFACVDGPEFDGHLVDFDEAIRRQAMYKTEEGRCLLAAEKTSHTGGCCGGNR is encoded by the coding sequence ATGTTCACAATAGTTGAGAAACGAAAATTAGCAGCGCAAATTTATCTAATGGATGTAAAAGCTTCCCGGGTGGCTAAGGCGGCTAGGCCGGGGCAATTTGTCATTGTAAAGATGAATGACAAAGGGGAAAGAATTCCTTTAACCATTTGCGATTATAGTACCGAGAGGGAAACTGTAACCATTGTGTTTCAGACTTTAGGTCATTCGACAACAGAGATGGCTAACTATAATGCCGGTGATTCTTTTTCTGATTTTGCCGGGCCGCTGGGAAAAGCCTCAGAGTTTGTTTTTGATGACATTGAGGCTTTGCAAAAACAGCGGTTCGTTTTTGTGGCCGGCGGGGTGGGGGCAGCGCCGGTGTATCCACAGGTAAAGTGGCTGCAGCAGCGTGGTGTTCAGGTTGATGTGATACTTGGTGCCCGCGCTAAGGATTTTGTCATTCTTGAAGCTGAAATGCAGGCGTTGGGGGCTACGGTGTATGTTACGACCGATGATGGTTCCCATGGCCGCAAAGGCCTTGTAACTGATGTTTTAAAAGAACTTATTGACGGCGGTACCAGGTATGACCAGGTGATTGCCATTGGGCCGATGATTATGATGAAGTTTGTGGCTAAACTGACAAAAATCTATAATATTAAGACAACCATCAGCTTAAACCCGATCATGGTTGACGGTACCGGCATGTGTGGTGCCTGCCGGGTCACGATTGGCGATGAGACGAAGTTTGCCTGTGTTGACGGGCCTGAGTTTGATGGCCACTTAGTTGATTTTGATGAAGCCATACGGCGCCAGGCAATGTATAAAACGGAGGAAGGCCGCTGCCTGCTGGCGGCAGAAAAAACCAGTCATACCGGCGGCTGCTGTGGAGGTAATAGATAA
- a CDS encoding ferritin-like domain-containing protein has protein sequence MAMFRARKNKPKVLAETTSACPIEACPSDPDLLLLRDAAADERTAIALYLDAARNSCMPQLFLDIAATEMEHYVEIMRAISRLDPVQATLLRAAGLDLLVMTRPLFPSKSKAAKASMVADSQITLPDRKEMPTINLLTQALNGEFLATNKYQRYMLTAENTDVQLLFCHLMNEEKEHITEFTAALFELTNEPLPLAHD, from the coding sequence ATGGCTATGTTCCGAGCCCGTAAGAATAAACCTAAGGTCTTAGCCGAAACAACTAGTGCATGCCCGATTGAAGCATGCCCCAGTGATCCGGATTTGCTGCTCTTGAGGGATGCTGCCGCAGATGAACGAACAGCGATTGCCTTATATCTGGATGCTGCCAGAAACTCTTGTATGCCCCAGTTATTTCTCGATATTGCCGCCACTGAAATGGAGCATTATGTGGAAATTATGCGGGCAATATCCCGGTTAGACCCGGTACAGGCTACACTGCTCAGGGCAGCTGGTCTTGACCTGCTGGTGATGACCCGCCCGCTGTTTCCGTCTAAATCAAAAGCCGCCAAGGCAAGTATGGTAGCCGATTCGCAAATAACCCTGCCAGACCGCAAAGAGATGCCGACTATTAACCTGCTAACCCAAGCCCTGAATGGTGAATTTCTCGCTACCAATAAATATCAGCGCTATATGCTAACTGCCGAGAACACAGATGTCCAACTACTTTTTTGCCATTTAATGAATGAAGAAAAAGAGCACATTACCGAATTTACGGCGGCACTATTCGAACTTACTAATGAACCGCTGCCACTGGCCCACGATTAA
- a CDS encoding Crp/Fnr family transcriptional regulator: protein MEGEPGEGFHYVKSGKVKIVKVSQDGREHMINILGPGEVFAEVLLFNHGPYPATAVTLADSVIGIIKNTDLENVVAGNARIALHIIRVMSKKLLQAQMKIKHWRCRIPFRALHKSLSGCHSNMGGLLPAVLRLILR from the coding sequence ATGGAGGGAGAACCAGGGGAAGGCTTTCATTATGTGAAAAGCGGCAAAGTAAAAATTGTTAAGGTAAGCCAGGACGGCCGAGAACATATGATTAATATTCTCGGGCCCGGGGAGGTTTTTGCCGAGGTATTGCTCTTTAATCACGGACCGTATCCGGCTACTGCGGTTACCTTGGCGGATTCGGTTATTGGCATTATAAAAAATACCGATCTGGAAAATGTAGTAGCCGGTAATGCCCGGATTGCCCTTCATATTATTAGGGTTATGAGTAAAAAGCTGCTGCAGGCCCAAATGAAGATAAAACATTGGCGTTGTCGGATACCTTTTCGCGCACTGCACAAATCCTTATCCGGCTGTCACAGCAATATGGGCGGACTGTTGCCGGCGGTGTTGAGATTGATCTTGAGATGA
- a CDS encoding radical SAM protein encodes MITALYADNNGEIFDAPGYQAAARLGAGLLALKPEDLIRLPEGAELMFLPGRDSLYLAGSTFKQMKGCKAVAAMLPVGYTRTLLPAYARQQGAPQLPLFGYTAAALYHDEIYVAAVKTADNEKWHPYRYNTPGLKKRVAQVRRELPGNRLVEHLANCSLVWHCCTAQNLFYRRWEAGIPVSPACNAHCLGCISLQPSECCPAPQSRILFSPTPAEIAAVGQYHLAHAPAAIISFGQGCEGEPSLAAESIAAAIQSIRSATTRGQININTNAGYTSGIKAIVDAGLDSMRVSIISALPVTYQAYYQAGYSLDHVRQSIAYAKRRGVYVALNMLLFPGLNDRPEEEAAWLDFLGETGVDMIQLRNLNFDPDTFLASMPAGGLPGGVRNFLGNITKTYPAIRLGSFTERI; translated from the coding sequence ATGATTACAGCTCTGTATGCTGATAACAACGGAGAGATATTTGACGCGCCCGGTTACCAGGCTGCTGCCCGTCTTGGTGCCGGCTTGCTGGCGCTGAAGCCGGAAGACCTGATCAGGCTGCCTGAGGGGGCTGAACTGATGTTTCTGCCTGGACGGGATTCGCTTTATCTTGCCGGTAGCACTTTTAAACAGATGAAAGGCTGCAAAGCGGTGGCGGCGATGCTGCCTGTAGGCTATACCCGTACCCTGTTGCCTGCTTACGCACGGCAGCAGGGGGCGCCTCAACTGCCCTTGTTCGGCTATACGGCGGCAGCGCTTTATCATGATGAAATCTATGTAGCGGCTGTAAAAACAGCAGATAATGAGAAATGGCATCCGTACCGGTATAATACCCCTGGCTTAAAAAAACGGGTTGCCCAAGTCAGGCGGGAGTTGCCTGGCAACCGCTTGGTAGAGCATTTAGCCAACTGTTCCCTGGTATGGCACTGCTGTACCGCGCAAAACCTGTTTTACCGTCGCTGGGAAGCCGGCATTCCTGTTTCTCCGGCTTGCAATGCTCATTGTCTGGGGTGTATTTCGCTGCAGCCCTCTGAATGTTGCCCTGCGCCCCAAAGCCGTATTTTATTTTCACCGACACCGGCAGAGATAGCTGCTGTCGGACAGTATCACCTCGCGCATGCGCCGGCGGCAATCATTAGCTTTGGCCAAGGCTGTGAGGGGGAACCGTCACTGGCTGCCGAATCTATTGCTGCCGCTATACAAAGCATCCGTAGTGCCACAACCCGCGGTCAGATCAATATAAATACCAATGCCGGGTATACCAGCGGTATTAAAGCCATTGTTGATGCCGGCCTGGATAGTATGCGGGTCAGTATAATCAGTGCCCTGCCGGTGACCTATCAGGCGTATTATCAAGCTGGTTACAGCCTGGACCATGTGCGGCAATCGATTGCTTACGCCAAGCGGCGCGGAGTCTATGTAGCATTAAATATGCTGCTTTTTCCCGGGCTTAACGACCGGCCGGAGGAAGAGGCTGCCTGGCTTGATTTCCTGGGTGAAACCGGGGTGGATATGATCCAGCTCAGGAACCTCAATTTTGATCCGGACACTTTTCTGGCGTCTATGCCTGCAGGTGGTCTCCCGGGCGGTGTCCGCAATTTCCTTGGCAACATTACTAAAACATACCCGGCAATCAGACTGGGGAGCTTTACGGAGCGAATTTAG
- a CDS encoding helix-turn-helix domain-containing protein has protein sequence MSDTFSRTAQILIRLSQQYGRTVAGGVEIDLEMTRQDLANLIGTTRETVSRVLNSMRKDKVLHFADQKIIILDEQRLDRYREM, from the coding sequence TTGTCGGATACCTTTTCGCGCACTGCACAAATCCTTATCCGGCTGTCACAGCAATATGGGCGGACTGTTGCCGGCGGTGTTGAGATTGATCTTGAGATGACCCGGCAGGACTTAGCCAACCTAATCGGCACAACCCGTGAGACTGTAAGCAGGGTGCTTAACTCTATGAGAAAAGACAAGGTTCTTCATTTTGCCGATCAGAAAATTATTATCTTAGATGAGCAACGTCTGGACAGGTACCGGGAAATGTAA
- a CDS encoding DUF362 domain-containing protein — translation MAYKIDSECIKCGACASVCPVEAVFDGDTQYVIDPGLCIDCGTCAAVCPVGAISPGD, via the coding sequence ATGGCATATAAGATTGACTCTGAATGCATTAAATGTGGCGCCTGTGCATCGGTCTGCCCGGTTGAGGCTGTTTTTGATGGTGATACCCAATACGTGATTGATCCTGGCCTTTGTATTGATTGTGGTACCTGTGCGGCCGTGTGTCCGGTAGGCGCGATCAGCCCGGGGGATTGA